atcatccaacactgatcacagctgtcaccaatcactcattgcaccaatcacacgcacacctgattacacagcatcactaatcacacacactatttcaaccctggacattctcccCCTCGTCGCCGAGTATCGTATGCACTATCGCTGCCCTACCAAGCCCGTCAGtttgcctagcctagcctagcctagcctagcctagcctggatggattgtgttttcccctgcctggactatcgctgacgttttggtTTCCCTCTCCTGTCTtgccctttggatactgttcgctgatcgtcgacccacgcttgccctaagtttactctttgtcttgtctctgccatacctgtttgccattgtttcgaccctgcctgtatctttgaccatgcctgtaaataaaagccagcacatggatccgcacgcctctcgacTCATCAGCCCTGTTACAACCCAAtggtaaaacatgattttctccttcagtgattctgtgttaatatcaggtgtcttcaataactcAGTTCTGGGGGCCggaaacacaagcttttgaacatgatgcctgtatcatctctatgtaaacaacaaaaacatgaatttgtgaaaaaggtgatgtcatgtgcatgcatattacgtttttgcgcagtgtttcttgatcgccaactactggcctggcatgcataacatagtattcattagcatagtgttttttttttttttttttgtccaatgaaaccaatatttttgtttcaattttacttaatttgtttgtgctattttactcattGTGACTGGATGATTTGTAAgctcatttgattaattctaataaatttttatgtgtttgaatttaattaataatattgcttgtaatctgttgacacaattttaaatatagtgtataattttttacagtgtaaggcATAAAAGAAAGGTAACAGCCTATAGCTCGCGTCTTGCAAAAGTACCAACTTATTCACAATGTTTGACAACtaaacgtgtttttttttttttttttttaaaggaatagttcacccaaaaatgaaaattctgtaattaattactcaccttcatgtcgttccaaacctgtaagacctttgttcatcatcagagcacaaattaagatattttgatgaaatccgagagctttctgacattaaaatagtccatgtgacatcagtggttcaactgtaatttagtgaagctacgagaatactttttgttcaCAAAGAAGACAAAAACAATGACTTCACGACGCATGTGCGTGGTGCTGCTGATGTAGAACACGCATGTGCTGTGCCTTGTTTACATTCAGAGGAAAGCACGCGTATGCGTCATGATACTCTCCAGAATGGAGAGTGAGAAGAATCGTTGTATAAAgtcgtttttgttttctttgcgcacaaaaagtatcaGTTAAACCACTGATAtcacatggaccattttaaagatgtccttactatgtttctgtgccttgatcgtggtaggaacgacatgagggtgagtaattaataacagaattttcatttttgggtgaactatccctttaaatacttAATGATTCATATAATCGTGAATCGTAAAATAATGTTCTATTACGGGTCATACACTGCGCAAGCATGGAGCTCATGGAGGTTATAAGATTGTAATAAAACTATTACCTCATAAATATTAGACTGAAATAATCAGGCATGTGATATTTTGATCTGGCAAATTAAAAGGCCTTCTCTTTGCAGCGACGTTGGATAGGATAATGACCTTCTAGTGCCATGATGATGCATTTTGGCTCTTGCCAGGATGTTAATGTTAATCTGTTAACTGTtacattactgaaataaattgtaGAGTTTGCAGTACAGTAGTAAAGTTGTAGAAAAGGTGAGTTTAAAAAAGACATTGACAGTCACAGAGAAGTGCAGTATAAGCACATTTATTGTAATGACAAAATTAGACAAAATGGTTCATCTGACTCAAGCACTTTAAAAGTCTCACAATCACATAATGATATAGCGTAGAGCTTTAGTTTAACCACTGtgcatattttgacatttttcagcATGCTGTGACGTTTGGACTTTGGATTGCATATTTTTTATTAGCTGCATATGAAAGGCCCTCAGTTGAAGGTGTTATATGCTAACAGATAGCCATCATTATACATGTAAAGTCTCCTGTCAACAGGATTGTAGTTCAGATTGGCTATTCCAGCAGAAACCTTCTCAAAAGGCAAAGAAAGAGTGTTTATCTCTTGACCAGTGGTTGTATCGAAAGCATAAAACACCTCTTCTTGGTAAGTATTAACAAAGCGTGTAGCATACAAGACCCCACACACCATAAACGTGCTGGTGACGGACCTCTTAAAGAGTTGCGTCTTCCAGGTATGTGTGATATTGAGTGACAGCGGGTCTAAACGGCTCACAACAATGTTGCCGTGGTTCTCCTCAGTGGCGTATATCACCCACACAGCATCTTGATCAGCCTCCAGATCGATGTCTGTCCAATCACGACAGCTGTAGTAGCAGAAAGGGAACTTGTTGTTGATTCCGGCACCAGCTAGTTGCACACGCCTGGTTGCTTGTGTTGTAATGTTGAAGCTGCAGATTTCAGCGGTGCTGTAGCACTGGTAAAATACAGTGTTGTCATACAGAATAGTGCCTGAGCCCTGAACAGCATTCTTGTGGCTGTAGGCTGATGCAATGTACTCGTCTTTGTAGTTCTTGCTGGCCATGAAATCTTCGTACGAGTTGTACATCCTGATTGTGTTGCCATGCTGGTGTCCGCTCACCAGACAGTGTTCCCAGTAGCGTTCCTTACTGTCCCGTTTGGCTTCGCGACCCCAGGCACCTGAGATATAGGATTTGCTGATGGAATTGAGCTTGGTAACAACTGGAGAACTTATGTTGGACATGATACGCTGATGACAAGTGCCTGCAAGTAGAGTCGTATGGATTGGTCATGCGTTTAAAGTAAGCATTTTACTGCctatttcatgaaaaaaaacatcaaaccaATCTTCAAAACCCTTGGTTTCTCCACTCACTGAGAGTTGTGTACTTACTTCTGAAGTCTTCAGGTATAGTTTTACAGGTTTGCACTCGGTTGTTGAGGTCACGTAGCCTCGATTTCATTGTCTCTAGATTGAAGATATTATTTTTGTACATGTTCTCAACGTCCTTCCTTGCATTATTCAACTGAGAGGAACACAAATTATATAATGGTCAACAAAtctttgaatacattttttgttttccatttttatcaGCTTAGTCTTTTGTCATCTTCATAGAAATTCAATGATGAGTAAACCATAACCAAAAGATATTTCCTGTCACTTGATTTTTTTAGGAAATGAATGCAGACATGAGCTTCGTGGAACAGTAGAGATcctgaataatgacttaaatttcaGTGTTTTTCACACTGATAAAACTTTTATCATATGACTTTTCAGAAGacttgttattgttaactaaaactactaaaaaaatttatttcagtaattgaaataaagctaaataaattaaatattagatgaaagaCCTCAActttaaatgagaaatgttaactgaaagaaatgactaaaatacataaacaaaaataaattaaagctagaaatatttgaaaaaaatcatgaaagACAAAAACGTGTAACAAAATGACTGAAACTggaaaaaaagctaattcaaaatagtagtaaatgctataatagtatatcaattatactaaaataacacttttttatgttgtttggaTATTTTTTGGAGATCTACCTCCTTGAGAAGATCATTTGTCTGTTTGCTGGGGCTTTTCTTGTGAGCATCTCTGGCAGTATAATAGATTTCATCAAGTTCCTCAATCAGCTTTTGCAGATGAAGGGTGTTGTACAGGCCGTTTGAGTTCAGATACTCGAAACGCGTCAGGTGGGTTTTGATGTTCTTAAGAGTGAGTTCCATCTTAGGCAGTTGTACATTACTGTCCTTTATCTGAAAGTTACACCACAAATGAGGTCATTGCAATTACTTTATTTCAAGAACGAATCTACATGAATTCAAAGAAGCTCACCTTTTTATGAAACTGTATAAGGTTTTCCTCACAGGTCTGGAGTTGTTTTTGAACTCCCTCAAACCTCACCGCAGGAAAAGCCCAGATAGAGCTGCTCAGTTTACACACACAGGAACCATCCTTCTGTTCTCCTTGAATTCTCTGAGCCTCGGCAGTCACCTGATTTACACACGTCAACACAAATACTGTACACGCATGATATTCGGCGCAATTCACaaacttttaaaagtttaatgcATGAGTtacattttgaatgcatttttattacttCATTTTATTGTAGCAGACACAAAGAATTATATTACTGAATGCTTTCGGGAGTCAAATAAAGTGATACATTATATAACTGCAGCAATATGTAcaatcaataaattaaattaaacattataaatattaaataaacaataataaatattgtcGAAAAACAGTGGGACTTACTATGACTGTGAGGACCAACAGGTAAGACAGCATGATGAGCAAATGACCCGAAAGTCTAAAAGTTCTGCTGCTTTAAACAGCACAAACATTTTGATGTTGCAAACACTACATGAAGTAttacaaaagttaaaaaaaatatgtggtCAGAAAGAGTGAGGCAAAACTATAATGTCGAAACTTAGCTAGTAAACAATACAATTTTCCATTATTCATTGACACCCAAAGGTGTCCACAGAGATATGATGAAGATTGCAACAGACCCTACCTGCTCCAcccaaaataaatgaagaaatcaGACTCAGTTTTCATCAGATATTTCACCATAATGATATGGCTTTAAAACTCTGCTTCTGCCAAACGAAGTTGTTTATTCTGATGTTAGGCTCTCATTTCTACCTTCAGACATGAGTCGGTGTAAtatattcattttgatgattatcaTCCCTCTAGCTTTCTTTCAGGTAAGAAAGATAAAATCCTTTTACAATGAATAATTTTTgacaatttatttctgtacgTACCTGTACATTTTTCAGGGTATTGGCTGttgtattaaatttaatttcctaTGATTTGGTCATTACAGTCAGTGAGAGGGAAGGACTGTGTGTGCGATCTAAAAAATTCAGATCCTGCTTTCCCTGAGCAAAAACTAACGAAAGTAGAAACCATATCTGCACAATGCATTGGAAGCATCACTTCAGAAAgggtaattgtttttttttcaaattttatctGTTGttcaaattaatgaaaattgtaaaacataattaaatcaaattaaattagtaATGTGAATGTAAATATCTGCAGATGACAGACTTGGACAGACTTTTGTTGGGTCTGCAACAACGCATCAAGCAACTAGAAGACAATGTGCTCATGCTGGAAAAGGAGGATGACAGGAATCTTTATGGGGCCGTGTCTGTGCGTATCATTGAGTTAGAGTTTGCCGAAATACAGGACCTCCTCAACAAACTCAACATGACCACCAACGATTACCATCATCTCAATGTGCAGACTGTAGCTCAGGTGAGTTGCTGTGCAAAACAGCACTCATTACTGTAAATCAATGTTGTGAATTGAGGGATCCCTGTTAACTGCAAACACTTCTCacaatttggagaaattttagAACTATTAATAACACACAACTAATTCTTTTACTGGGCAAATAAACCAACTGTAAACATTGGTTAACAGAAGTCAGAAACAATGAAGACGGATGCAAAGAGGAGAAAGTACTGTGGCCGGCAGAGCAAACTCTGTTCACGATTCCTGAAATATTGGAAGAAAATCCTAAATACTGAATTAgtttagatgttttttgttgttttcattttatctcCATATAATGCGCATTAATGTAGTATTCAAAAACGCAACgttgctttgtttacagcagtgttctaagcgccatctgctgtcagagagtgaatttgcattttcattcagcccATCTGCTgttactgttttgtgcagaaatattttatataacataatttcacaaaactcaggtcagaccattctgtttttgctttaaatttttaaattatataatctaATTTACATCAAAAACTGTCCATGCTGCATGTAGCATGTTTGTTTGGATTgtgattaaaatacagtggtTCTGCAACAGTTTCATGCATTCTGATGCATATAAAGGCACAGTCAAGGAAAAACGGTGACTTAAACGGTACTGAAACTGCCAGAATCCTAAAAAACCATGATACAGATTTTTGGACAAACCGCCCAGAACTATATTAAAACCACCTAGTTTTATTAGGCACATTTGAAgtcttaaaaataatacttaacATACTTTATATACATAGcactagtaaaataaataaactgttctaatataaaataaaaaaaaatccgaacaactgcattttctttttaagaaaaatattaaataataacaattaaaaataattgcaaaaagcaaataaaaaaataaaggtatatattgtattaaaaactaaataaatcaaataggGCATACacataaaactatataaaatatattccctccaaaatatatatatatatataatataataagtataaattaaaaatgtaagtgaTATTTTTCTAAAAGCTTGAAGACATGAAGGACACAATGGCAGAGCTGGAGAAGTTTGACAACATGCTGGTGATAAAGAAGGATCGAGAGAACCAGCGTGTTAAAAGGGACCTGGAACAGTGCAAAAATGAGCTCAAGGTTACATTACCACCTCCTACAGTTCCCCCAGGTACGCTAAAGATCCCAATAGTCCTTTAACTCAAGCTTCCAgtgcattttcattgttaacCAGCTCAAGAAATGCTCAAGacttttagttctgtttttcttttgtgttttcaggACGCTGTGGTCTGGGTCAAATGGTCAGTGTGGTGGGACCTAGAACGTATTCCATCACGGTATACAGCACCTCCTATCCTTATGGTGCTTGGGGTCGAGATGCAAAACCCGCTCCAGGAGACGAGAACAAGTACTGGCTGGTGGTGCTGACAAGTAGTAACGTATATGGCTACTATGTCCGCCAGTACAGCACCTTGAGTACCCTTTTATTAGGTATAGGACCAAAAGATACATATATATCAAGCTCCAATCCCACAACAAACACAATTCAGGGGTCAAACATGGTCATGTACGCCAATGCGCTCTACTATAACTGTTACTATACTTACTCCGTCTGTCAGTTCAACTTGACGACTCGTGCTGTCAGTACTGTGGCTTTACCTAGTGATACAGGTTACAACAGCAAGTTTCCATTCGCACACCTCGGCACAACATACAGCTATACTGATTTGGATTTTGCCACAGATGAATCAGGCGTTTATGTCATATATGCAACCACAAGCAACTTTGGAAATGTGGTTATCAGTAAAATCGAGACTAGTAACCCGCCAGTTTTGGGCCAAACTTGGAAAACGTCTTTGTACAAAACGACTGCCACAAACACCTTCATGGTGTGTGGTGTGCTTTACGCTACTCGTTACCTGGATAAAGAAACAGAACAGATCTTTTACTCTTATGACACCAAAACAAAGGAAGAacgctttgatttgaaaattaatattaagaaGATGCAGACTAATATTGAGTTTCTTAACTATGACCCCCGAGATCATCTGCTGTATGTCTACAGCGATGCCTACATTTTAACTTACGAGATCATCTTTCAGTAATTCTCCAATAACTTGATTCAAGACATGAGAATATGGCTGCCACCTATTTCACATACTGTCTGTACTGTATTGTATGCAAGGTTAGAATTTGTTATCTTATGGTAAAAACAGTATTCCAAAGAAACCCAGATAGTACAGTAGATAGCAATTTTTCAAATCAACCCaaataactgtaaaataatgaatttagaTGCTAATGCAAGGGAATAAATATATTAGTTCCTAATTTACCAGCTTTTACAAACAGATTGCAACAGTTTTAAGGGGTATATAGTATCAAGTGTATACATATGATTACTTGTGTCCTATCTTGCCATACATTCAAAATTCTGTACTTTCCCCATCACCAGTGCAgtatttacttttactttataTAAGTATCTGAATTGAAATCCAGcctataaatgtttttttgtttttttgctatgCACACATCTTTAAATGCTTAGCTTTGTTACGTGAGGTGATGAAATTCACAAATGTATCGCAAATTTCATTtcttgaaataaattacagcagTTT
This genomic stretch from Onychostoma macrolepis isolate SWU-2019 chromosome 25, ASM1243209v1, whole genome shotgun sequence harbors:
- the si:ch211-194m7.8 gene encoding olfactomedin-4; the encoded protein is MLSYLLVLTVIVTAEAQRIQGEQKDGSCVCKLSSSIWAFPAVRFEGVQKQLQTCEENLIQFHKKIKDSNVQLPKMELTLKNIKTHLTRFEYLNSNGLYNTLHLQKLIEELDEIYYTARDAHKKSPSKQTNDLLKELNNARKDVENMYKNNIFNLETMKSRLRDLNNRVQTCKTIPEDFRSTCHQRIMSNISSPVVTKLNSISKSYISGAWGREAKRDSKERYWEHCLVSGHQHGNTIRMYNSYEDFMASKNYKDEYIASAYSHKNAVQGSGTILYDNTVFYQCYSTAEICSFNITTQATRRVQLAGAGINNKFPFCYYSCRDWTDIDLEADQDAVWVIYATEENHGNIVVSRLDPLSLNITHTWKTQLFKRSVTSTFMVCGVLYATRFVNTYQEEVFYAFDTTTGQEINTLSLPFEKVSAGIANLNYNPVDRRLYMYNDGYLLAYNTFN
- the LOC131533864 gene encoding olfactomedin-4-like, with amino-acid sequence MSRCNIFILMIIIPLAFFQSVRGKDCVCDLKNSDPAFPEQKLTKVETISAQCIGSITSERMTDLDRLLLGLQQRIKQLEDNVLMLEKEDDRNLYGAVSVRIIELEFAEIQDLLNKLNMTTNDYHHLNVQTVAQLEDMKDTMAELEKFDNMLVIKKDRENQRVKRDLEQCKNELKVTLPPPTVPPGRCGLGQMVSVVGPRTYSITVYSTSYPYGAWGRDAKPAPGDENKYWLVVLTSSNVYGYYVRQYSTLSTLLLGIGPKDTYISSSNPTTNTIQGSNMVMYANALYYNCYYTYSVCQFNLTTRAVSTVALPSDTGYNSKFPFAHLGTTYSYTDLDFATDESGVYVIYATTSNFGNVVISKIETSNPPVLGQTWKTSLYKTTATNTFMVCGVLYATRYLDKETEQIFYSYDTKTKEERFDLKINIKKMQTNIEFLNYDPRDHLLYVYSDAYILTYEIIFQ